A DNA window from Bradyrhizobium barranii subsp. barranii contains the following coding sequences:
- a CDS encoding ABC transporter substrate-binding protein produces the protein MTRSRSAACVALAVALLAAANPAAKGDEVGVSDDTILFGQAAALEGPSSALGQRMRQGIVAAFTEINEKGGVHGRRLQLISRDDGYDPDRSVAQTLRLIEDDKVFALIGAVGTPTAMATIPITSTRNIPFIGPFSGAEFLRDLELANVVNIRASYGAEAEAWVKHLTEDRHFTRIGIFYQDDSFGRDGLAGVKNALAKRGLELAAEGTFERNTRAVGSAWRMIKRAEPEAIVMVGTYGPCAEFIKLAHRSGFHPTFVNISFVGANALARELGPDGEGVIVSQVVPFPWDRSQKLVADYQAAQRAFDPTLTPDFVSLEGYLSGRLAAAALEKAGPQPTRASLLRAINDVGRFDISGSIVTVGARMTDAPPKVFLTVIQKDGTFRAVDRL, from the coding sequence ATGACACGATCGCGATCAGCGGCCTGCGTCGCTCTGGCCGTCGCGCTACTCGCCGCGGCCAATCCTGCAGCGAAAGGCGACGAGGTCGGCGTCAGCGACGATACAATCCTGTTCGGCCAGGCCGCCGCGCTCGAAGGCCCCTCCTCCGCGCTCGGACAGCGCATGCGGCAAGGCATCGTCGCGGCATTCACCGAGATCAACGAAAAGGGCGGCGTCCACGGCCGCAGGCTCCAGCTCATCAGCCGCGATGACGGCTACGATCCCGACCGCTCGGTGGCGCAGACGCTGCGGCTGATCGAGGACGACAAGGTGTTCGCGCTGATCGGCGCGGTGGGCACGCCGACCGCGATGGCGACGATACCGATCACCAGTACCAGGAACATTCCCTTCATCGGTCCGTTCAGCGGTGCCGAATTCCTGCGCGACCTCGAGCTTGCGAACGTCGTCAACATTCGCGCAAGCTATGGCGCTGAAGCGGAGGCCTGGGTCAAGCACCTCACCGAGGATCGCCACTTCACCCGCATCGGCATCTTCTACCAGGACGATTCCTTCGGACGCGACGGCCTTGCCGGTGTGAAGAACGCGCTTGCCAAGCGCGGCCTCGAGCTCGCCGCCGAAGGCACCTTCGAGCGCAACACCCGCGCGGTCGGCTCGGCCTGGCGCATGATCAAGCGCGCCGAGCCCGAGGCCATCGTCATGGTCGGCACCTACGGTCCCTGCGCCGAATTCATCAAGCTCGCGCATCGCAGCGGCTTCCATCCGACCTTCGTCAATATCTCCTTCGTCGGCGCCAATGCGCTCGCCCGAGAGCTCGGCCCCGACGGCGAAGGCGTCATCGTCTCGCAGGTCGTGCCGTTTCCCTGGGATCGCTCGCAAAAGCTCGTCGCCGACTACCAGGCGGCGCAGAGGGCGTTCGACCCGACGCTGACACCGGACTTCGTGTCGCTCGAAGGCTATCTCTCCGGCCGCCTCGCGGCCGCGGCGCTGGAGAAGGCCGGGCCGCAGCCGACCCGCGCGAGCCTCCTGCGCGCCATCAACGACGTCGGCCGCTTCGACATCAGCGGCAGCATCGTCACCGTCGGCGCGCGCATGACCGACGCGCCGCCGAAGGTGTTCTTGACCGTGATCCAGAAGGACGGAACGTTCAGGGCGGTGGATCGGCTTTAG
- a CDS encoding TRAP transporter substrate-binding protein, giving the protein MTIVPVSRRTFIKSSTAVTAGLVLSPAIIGRAEAATLKLKCSSSLPNDPKYANGRVYYDNLVKNLKGNGLGEQVEVAFFPDNQLGQEIDVINSVKLGVIDLMVSGSSISANLVPLVGTFDLGFLFSSFPQQTKAFDSGAAKPIEDALLKSGNIRIIAWAYNFGSRSVLARKPVKTPEDLAGLKIRTLPNPVITECLRLMGAAATPLAFGEIYTALQAGVLDGLEHDPPTILASKFFETAKFYALTQHNFSPLAIYFSDVTYNRMDPKLREGFLDAAKKAAADTRAHGLAVEKEALTALTEKGVTVAECDREAFKKRVAPQHENFIKARPESKPVIDIIRATQA; this is encoded by the coding sequence ATGACCATCGTGCCCGTGAGCCGTCGCACGTTCATCAAGTCGTCGACGGCGGTCACCGCCGGCCTCGTTCTCTCTCCTGCCATCATCGGTCGCGCCGAAGCGGCGACGCTGAAGCTGAAATGCTCCTCCTCGCTGCCGAACGATCCGAAATACGCCAACGGCCGCGTCTACTACGACAACCTCGTCAAGAACCTGAAGGGCAACGGGCTCGGCGAGCAGGTCGAGGTCGCCTTCTTCCCGGACAACCAGCTCGGGCAGGAGATCGACGTCATCAATTCGGTGAAGCTCGGCGTCATCGACCTCATGGTGTCGGGCTCGTCGATCTCGGCCAACCTGGTCCCGCTGGTCGGCACCTTCGACCTCGGCTTTCTGTTCTCGAGCTTCCCGCAGCAGACCAAGGCGTTCGATTCCGGCGCCGCCAAGCCGATCGAGGACGCGCTGCTCAAGAGTGGCAACATCCGCATCATCGCCTGGGCCTATAATTTCGGCTCACGCAGCGTGCTCGCGAGGAAGCCGGTGAAGACGCCGGAGGATCTCGCCGGCCTCAAGATCAGGACGCTGCCGAATCCGGTGATCACGGAATGCCTGCGCCTGATGGGCGCCGCCGCGACGCCCCTGGCCTTCGGCGAGATCTACACGGCGCTCCAGGCCGGCGTGCTCGACGGGCTGGAGCACGATCCGCCGACGATCCTGGCCAGCAAGTTCTTCGAAACGGCAAAATTCTACGCGCTGACGCAGCACAATTTCTCGCCGCTTGCGATCTACTTCAGCGACGTGACCTACAACCGCATGGATCCGAAGCTGCGCGAGGGTTTCCTCGATGCCGCCAAGAAGGCCGCGGCCGACACGCGCGCCCACGGGCTTGCCGTCGAGAAGGAGGCGCTGACGGCTTTGACCGAGAAGGGCGTGACGGTGGCCGAATGCGACCGCGAAGCCTTCAAGAAGCGCGTCGCGCCGCAGCACGAGAACTTCATCAAGGCGCGGCCGGAGTCCAAGCCGGTCATCGACATCATCCGCGCGACGCAAGCTTGA
- a CDS encoding caspase family protein codes for MRRPVLRNLFLASSLVALAQLMTPTDADAEARLALVIGQSAYRTVPELPNAANDARGMTELLGNAGFTVTTAANLAQNEMRAAISDFAGKVSASGADTVALVFYAGHGLQIDGENYLVPVDLDPKREADIPLQGVRLNDLLNTLGALPTRARIFMLDACRNNPFPALSGAGHGLAIVDTKAGAPGSFISYSTSPGAEAEDGSGVDSPYTTAALTVAKQPNLPIEEVFKRIRIAVAQSTDGRQIPWESSSLTTDFRFFGGESSGGQPSLPGASAMALASGTRSVADWRKDLQGKEPKAAYELVIADDTVEAYQAYVELYAQASYTPRLRTILERRRQMLAWERATAINTRASFEAYLANWDNSDLAATARRLLLRVQNRNYALPVAAAAAPAPVAVAMAPTCPCSAPSTPATPVNPAVAPVIKKRVDDTPPKRKVVETPSKPRRPPPDEVVYERAPPPGPPPEAVGVGIGVGIGLGMGMGGRGGGGYGRGDYNRGRY; via the coding sequence ATGCGCCGTCCGGTCCTTCGCAATTTGTTTCTTGCCTCCAGCCTTGTCGCGCTCGCGCAATTGATGACGCCGACCGACGCCGACGCCGAGGCGCGGCTCGCACTCGTGATCGGTCAATCGGCCTATCGCACCGTGCCGGAGCTGCCCAACGCCGCCAACGACGCCAGGGGCATGACGGAGCTGCTCGGCAATGCCGGCTTCACCGTCACCACGGCGGCCAATTTGGCGCAAAACGAGATGCGCGCTGCGATCTCCGATTTCGCCGGCAAGGTCAGCGCCAGCGGCGCCGACACCGTCGCACTGGTGTTCTATGCCGGCCACGGCCTCCAGATCGACGGCGAGAACTATCTGGTGCCGGTCGATCTCGATCCCAAGCGCGAGGCCGACATTCCGCTCCAGGGCGTGCGACTGAACGATCTGCTCAACACGCTCGGCGCGCTGCCGACGCGGGCACGCATCTTCATGCTCGACGCCTGCCGCAACAATCCGTTCCCTGCGCTCAGCGGCGCCGGCCACGGGCTTGCAATCGTCGACACCAAGGCCGGCGCGCCCGGCTCCTTCATCTCCTATTCGACCTCGCCCGGCGCGGAAGCCGAGGACGGCTCCGGCGTCGACAGCCCCTACACCACGGCCGCGCTGACCGTCGCCAAGCAGCCGAACCTGCCGATCGAGGAAGTGTTCAAGCGCATCCGCATCGCCGTGGCGCAATCGACCGACGGGCGGCAGATCCCGTGGGAGAGCTCGTCGCTGACGACCGACTTCAGGTTCTTCGGCGGCGAGAGCAGCGGCGGACAGCCTTCTCTCCCGGGCGCATCCGCCATGGCACTCGCCAGCGGCACGCGCAGCGTCGCGGACTGGCGCAAGGATTTGCAGGGCAAGGAGCCGAAGGCTGCCTATGAGCTGGTGATCGCCGACGACACCGTCGAGGCGTATCAGGCCTATGTCGAGCTCTACGCACAGGCCTCCTACACGCCGCGCCTGCGCACGATCCTGGAGCGCCGGCGCCAGATGCTGGCCTGGGAGCGCGCGACCGCGATCAACACCCGCGCCTCGTTCGAGGCCTACCTGGCAAATTGGGACAACAGCGACCTCGCCGCAACCGCGCGCCGGCTGCTGCTCCGCGTGCAGAACCGCAACTATGCCTTGCCGGTCGCGGCCGCAGCGGCCCCTGCTCCGGTCGCCGTCGCAATGGCCCCGACCTGCCCGTGCTCGGCGCCGTCGACACCGGCAACGCCGGTCAATCCGGCGGTGGCGCCCGTCATCAAGAAGCGCGTCGACGACACGCCGCCGAAGCGAAAGGTGGTGGAGACGCCGTCGAAGCCGCGCCGGCCGCCGCCCGACGAAGTGGTCTACGAGCGCGCGCCGCCCCCTGGCCCGCCACCTGAAGCCGTGGGCGTCGGAATTGGCGTCGGGATCGGTCTCGGCATGGGCATGGGCGGCCGTGGCGGAGGCGGCTACGGACGCGGCGACTACAACCGCGGCAGGTACTGA
- a CDS encoding hydroxyacid dehydrogenase: MKVLLAHTPEMRRNYYGDRSLNGLRAAAEVMLHESDDTLDAVTLVRAAKDADIIVADRMTEGRGEIFAQLPRLRAFVRCAVDIRNVDVEAASNAGVLVTRAGPGFVQAVAELAIGYMVDLSRGVSRATADYQAGRKVEARMGRQLAGSRIGIIGYGSIGRYLAEIAKVMRMEVLVSDPFADVSDGSIRQVSLDELLGASDYVVCLAIANEQTEKLIGEAALARMQKHAVFINLSRGNLVDEAALARALRENRIAGAAMDVGRAPDQMPSPELARLPNVVVTPHVGGLTPQAIEYQSLETVRQVEAIVKGEVPQGAVNAECWTRRP; this comes from the coding sequence TTGAAAGTGTTGCTCGCCCATACGCCGGAGATGCGTCGCAATTACTACGGCGACCGCAGCCTGAACGGCCTGCGGGCAGCCGCCGAGGTGATGCTGCACGAGAGCGACGATACGCTGGACGCGGTTACCCTCGTGCGTGCGGCGAAAGATGCGGACATCATCGTCGCCGATCGCATGACGGAAGGGCGCGGCGAGATCTTCGCGCAACTGCCGCGCCTGCGTGCCTTCGTCCGCTGCGCCGTCGACATCCGCAACGTCGATGTGGAAGCGGCCTCGAACGCCGGCGTGCTCGTGACCCGCGCCGGGCCCGGCTTCGTGCAGGCGGTGGCCGAGCTTGCGATCGGCTACATGGTCGATCTCTCCCGCGGCGTGTCCCGGGCGACGGCGGATTACCAGGCCGGCCGCAAGGTCGAGGCGCGGATGGGCCGCCAGCTCGCCGGCAGCCGGATCGGCATCATCGGCTATGGCAGCATCGGGCGCTATCTCGCCGAAATCGCCAAGGTGATGCGCATGGAGGTGCTGGTCTCCGATCCCTTCGCTGATGTCAGCGACGGTTCGATCCGGCAGGTCAGTCTCGACGAGCTTCTTGGTGCCTCCGACTACGTCGTCTGCCTCGCCATCGCCAACGAGCAGACCGAGAAATTGATCGGCGAGGCGGCGCTGGCGCGCATGCAGAAGCATGCAGTGTTCATCAATCTCTCGCGCGGCAATCTCGTCGACGAGGCCGCGCTGGCGAGGGCGCTGCGCGAGAACCGCATCGCCGGCGCGGCGATGGATGTCGGCCGCGCGCCCGATCAGATGCCGAGCCCGGAGCTGGCGAGGCTTCCCAACGTTGTCGTCACGCCACATGTCGGCGGGCTGACGCCACAGGCGATCGAATACCAGTCGCTGGAAACGGTGCGGCAGGTCGAGGCGATCGTCAAAGGCGAGGTCCCGCAAGGCGCAGTGAACGCGGAGTGCTGGACGCGCCGGCCTTGA
- a CDS encoding bifunctional diguanylate cyclase/phosphodiesterase, with amino-acid sequence MGGRGQNDQDRERRIGWWRAAPLLGLYRPALVAVGVGLLFSLVGAAAVARWEDRVNRIEFENAAETEAIVMQNGMSEYISRLVALRTLFESTNEEITRSEFETFSSRLFERHPGMLRISWLPRVNRKERAEYEAAAATDGVSGYRIKSLQGETFATAPQADEYFPVFYSTQPKTSSVYGMDYATVPERRAALERARDNDRVAAIRTRLYEPKEGGRQPDVLVAIPVYAKGTSREAVADRRRNLAGFVVGVFDLPLLIQSIRVTTGASPAISVNVYPPFTGQIVSLEQTLPDYSSAATSPQSMGDVARALHWSGSLKIGDTDWQVRAMPTAGGSLETAYDRAVAVIVVGMLLTLSLATYLMLASRNSRRLSLANRRVLELAQTDILTGLPNRAFFLTRLDMMNSQLSVRGLPFAILMLDLDRFKNVNDSLGHGAGDALLRQVALRLRSALRATDVLARLGGDEFAIIQEACDDQRTCATELAARIAKLVAEPFLLPGHRVEIGTSIGIAIAPDHGSDQEQLLKKADLALYRSKSAGRNCFTIYDEAMSAELEARNTLEGDLRDAIAQCQLEVHYQPFMDVASGGRRGFEALVRWRHPSRGLIPPDQFIGLAEETGLIVPLGEFVLRRACADAAAWPCDLMVAVNLSPIQFKEAELFETICAALADSGLAPQLLEIEITESVLLERGVENLAFMERLKHIGIELALDDFGTGYSSLSYLTTFPFDKIKIDKSFIRNLTHQPRSSAIIASIVTLARGLDMSVTAEGVETAEEFERLTALGVNFAQGYLFPQPVDQIEFDAPVRASQRDAA; translated from the coding sequence ATGGGCGGTCGGGGTCAGAACGATCAGGATCGGGAACGTAGGATCGGATGGTGGCGCGCCGCGCCGCTGCTCGGACTCTATCGTCCTGCGCTCGTCGCAGTCGGCGTCGGTCTTCTGTTCTCGCTCGTCGGCGCCGCCGCCGTGGCGCGATGGGAAGACCGCGTCAACAGGATCGAGTTCGAGAACGCCGCGGAAACCGAAGCCATCGTCATGCAGAACGGCATGAGCGAGTACATCTCCAGGCTCGTCGCGCTGCGTACGCTGTTCGAATCGACCAACGAGGAAATCACCCGCAGCGAATTCGAGACGTTCAGCTCCCGGCTGTTTGAACGTCATCCCGGCATGCTGCGCATCTCCTGGCTGCCGCGCGTCAACCGCAAGGAGCGCGCCGAATACGAGGCCGCCGCGGCCACGGACGGCGTGTCCGGCTATCGCATCAAGTCGCTCCAGGGCGAGACCTTCGCGACCGCGCCGCAAGCCGATGAATATTTCCCGGTGTTCTACTCGACCCAGCCGAAGACGTCGTCGGTCTACGGCATGGATTACGCGACCGTTCCAGAGCGCCGCGCAGCCCTCGAGCGCGCGCGCGACAACGACCGCGTCGCCGCCATTCGCACGCGCCTCTACGAACCGAAGGAGGGCGGCCGGCAGCCCGACGTGCTCGTTGCCATTCCCGTCTACGCCAAGGGAACCTCGCGCGAGGCGGTGGCGGACCGGCGCCGCAATCTGGCGGGCTTCGTCGTCGGCGTCTTCGACCTGCCGCTGCTGATCCAGTCCATTCGCGTGACCACGGGAGCAAGCCCCGCAATCAGCGTGAACGTCTATCCGCCCTTCACGGGACAGATCGTCAGCCTGGAACAAACCCTGCCGGACTATTCGTCGGCCGCCACGTCGCCGCAGTCGATGGGGGACGTCGCCCGGGCGCTGCACTGGTCGGGCAGCCTCAAGATCGGGGATACCGACTGGCAGGTGCGCGCCATGCCAACGGCCGGCGGTTCGCTGGAGACGGCCTACGACCGCGCCGTTGCCGTCATCGTCGTCGGCATGCTGCTGACGCTGTCGCTCGCAACCTATCTCATGCTCGCAAGCCGCAACTCGCGGCGGCTGTCGCTGGCGAACCGGCGGGTGCTGGAGCTCGCCCAGACTGATATCCTGACCGGGCTGCCGAACCGCGCCTTCTTCCTGACCCGGCTCGACATGATGAACAGCCAGTTGAGCGTGCGGGGCCTGCCGTTCGCGATCCTGATGCTCGATCTCGACCGCTTCAAGAACGTCAACGACTCGCTCGGCCACGGTGCGGGCGATGCGCTGCTGCGCCAGGTGGCGCTGCGGCTGAGATCTGCGCTGCGCGCCACCGACGTGCTGGCGCGGCTCGGCGGCGACGAGTTCGCCATCATCCAGGAGGCTTGCGACGATCAGCGGACCTGCGCGACCGAGCTCGCCGCGCGGATCGCGAAGCTGGTGGCCGAGCCGTTCCTGCTGCCGGGCCATCGCGTCGAGATCGGCACCAGCATCGGCATCGCGATCGCACCGGACCACGGCAGCGACCAGGAGCAGTTGCTGAAGAAGGCGGACCTCGCGCTCTACCGCTCGAAATCGGCCGGCCGCAACTGCTTCACCATCTACGACGAGGCGATGTCGGCCGAGCTCGAGGCCCGCAATACGCTGGAAGGCGATTTGCGCGATGCCATCGCGCAGTGCCAGCTCGAAGTGCACTATCAGCCCTTTATGGACGTCGCCAGCGGTGGCCGTCGCGGCTTCGAGGCGCTGGTGCGCTGGCGGCATCCGAGCCGCGGCCTGATCCCGCCGGACCAGTTCATCGGGCTTGCCGAGGAAACCGGGCTGATCGTGCCGCTCGGCGAATTCGTGCTGCGGCGCGCCTGTGCGGACGCCGCCGCCTGGCCATGCGATCTCATGGTTGCGGTGAACCTGTCACCGATCCAGTTCAAGGAAGCCGAGCTGTTCGAGACGATCTGCGCGGCGCTGGCAGATTCCGGCCTGGCGCCGCAGCTGCTGGAGATCGAGATCACCGAGTCCGTGCTGCTCGAACGCGGCGTCGAGAACCTCGCCTTCATGGAGCGGCTGAAGCACATCGGCATCGAGCTCGCGCTCGACGATTTCGGCACCGGCTATTCCTCGCTGAGCTATCTGACCACGTTCCCGTTCGACAAGATCAAGATCGACAAATCCTTCATCCGCAACCTCACGCATCAGCCGCGCAGCTCCGCGATCATCGCCTCGATCGTGACGCTCGCACGCGGACTCGATATGTCGGTCACCGCCGAAGGCGTCGAGACAGCTGAGGAGTTCGAGCGGCTGACGGCGCTCGGCGTCAATTTTGCGCAAGGCTATCTGTTCCCGCAGCCGGTCGACCAGATCGAGTTCGACGCGCCCGTCCGGGCTTCGCAGCGCGACGCTGCCTGA
- a CDS encoding SulP family inorganic anion transporter, whose product MPHDAPAKSSWPLFRSLASYALPGDLMAGLTLAAIAIPEQMATARLGGFAPQIGFFAFMAGSLGFALLGGNRFLSCGADSTITPIFAGGLAALAATGSPEYQGLAIALALMVGAMMLASGAFRLGGIANLLSVPVMVGFLAGISVHIIVSQLPGVLGLPSPSGPTLERIGVLATELGRTNPFTLCIGLGVLAVVFIAERVSAKIPGALIGLVAATLATIALGLESKGVSVVGAVPGTLPRPTLPDLAPELWVRLVPLAFVITVVVMVQTAATTRSFPSDPDKPADVDRDFLGAGAGSVLSGLFGAFPVNASPPRTGIVAETGGQSQLAGLAAGAIVLALLAFGTGLLQHVPDAALGGILLFVALRIIRVKQIAMIYRQSFSEFLLIVATAALIIVLPIQQGAFLGIVLSLLHGIWSTTRARLVEFERVPGTTIWWPAHPHITGERVAGVAVIGLQAPLSFLNAPGFRSDVAKVLGTSTPQLLVLEASGMVEIDFTAAQILLDVFKACSEQGVTVALARLESARAQNAFERFRLFDALPREHVFHSVDEAVRKLAK is encoded by the coding sequence ATGCCGCACGACGCGCCCGCCAAGAGCTCATGGCCGCTGTTCCGGTCACTCGCGTCCTATGCCCTGCCCGGCGACCTCATGGCGGGCCTGACGCTGGCGGCGATTGCGATCCCCGAGCAGATGGCCACGGCGCGGCTCGGCGGTTTTGCGCCGCAGATCGGCTTCTTCGCGTTCATGGCCGGCTCGCTCGGTTTCGCGCTGCTCGGCGGCAACCGCTTCCTGTCCTGCGGCGCGGATTCCACGATCACGCCGATCTTCGCCGGCGGACTTGCCGCGCTCGCGGCCACCGGCTCGCCTGAGTATCAGGGGCTTGCCATCGCGCTGGCGCTGATGGTCGGCGCGATGATGCTGGCCAGCGGCGCTTTCCGCCTCGGCGGCATCGCCAATCTTCTGTCCGTACCGGTGATGGTCGGCTTCCTCGCCGGCATCTCCGTCCACATCATCGTCTCGCAACTGCCGGGCGTGCTCGGGCTTCCATCACCAAGCGGGCCGACACTCGAACGCATCGGCGTGCTCGCGACCGAACTCGGCCGCACCAACCCCTTCACGCTCTGCATCGGGCTCGGTGTGCTCGCCGTGGTCTTCATCGCCGAGAGGGTCAGCGCGAAAATTCCGGGCGCGCTGATCGGGCTCGTCGCCGCGACGCTGGCCACAATCGCGCTCGGCCTCGAAAGCAAGGGCGTCAGCGTCGTCGGCGCGGTGCCCGGCACGCTGCCGCGACCGACCTTGCCTGACCTTGCGCCGGAACTGTGGGTGCGCCTGGTGCCACTCGCCTTCGTCATCACGGTCGTGGTGATGGTGCAGACCGCGGCGACGACGCGGTCGTTCCCGTCCGATCCCGACAAGCCTGCCGATGTCGACCGCGACTTCCTCGGTGCGGGCGCCGGCAGCGTGCTGTCCGGCCTGTTCGGCGCGTTTCCGGTCAATGCCAGCCCGCCGCGAACCGGGATCGTTGCCGAGACCGGTGGACAATCGCAGCTCGCCGGCCTTGCGGCCGGGGCAATCGTGCTGGCGCTGCTCGCGTTCGGGACGGGGCTGCTGCAGCACGTTCCGGACGCCGCGCTCGGCGGCATCCTGCTGTTCGTGGCGCTGCGGATCATCCGGGTGAAGCAGATCGCCATGATCTACCGGCAATCGTTCAGCGAGTTCCTGCTGATCGTCGCCACTGCCGCGCTGATCATCGTGCTGCCGATCCAGCAGGGCGCCTTCCTCGGCATCGTGCTGTCGCTGCTGCACGGCATCTGGAGCACGACGCGCGCGCGGCTCGTCGAGTTCGAGCGCGTGCCGGGCACCACGATCTGGTGGCCGGCGCATCCGCACATCACCGGCGAGCGCGTCGCCGGCGTCGCCGTGATCGGGCTCCAGGCGCCGCTGTCCTTCCTCAACGCGCCGGGTTTTCGCAGCGACGTGGCGAAAGTGCTCGGCACCTCGACGCCGCAGCTGCTGGTGCTGGAGGCGAGCGGCATGGTCGAGATCGACTTCACCGCCGCGCAGATCCTGCTCGACGTCTTCAAGGCGTGCAGCGAACAGGGCGTCACCGTCGCGCTGGCGCGGCTGGAATCGGCGCGCGCGCAGAACGCGTTCGAACGTTTCAGACTGTTCGACGCCCTGCCCCGCGAACACGTCTTCCACAGCGTCGACGAGGCCGTGCGCAAGCTGGCGAAATAA
- a CDS encoding TRAP transporter large permease, whose translation MTAAVPLSGGRHGSVTLLLRLSDAIAAILLAADLVVVCASVLLRFCFNAPVEWSDDVARGLMVGSAFFGAASALARGENVGVSFFRDLLPVRLRTLVDAASALLVVLISGYVAYNAIKLGSLTSGQTTGSGLPLELTFYPMGIGALFMTVFAIDQLCARPLPDIVRGLVAVVIVSGLYLAWDYLSPSTVPSAGTLMFIGFFATLFGGLPIGFALALAALIFIWVEGALPGVIFAQQMARGIDNFVLLAIPFFILVGYLMEANGMSVRLIELLQRGVGRMRGGLNVVMVASMVLFSGISGSKMADVAAVGSVLIPAARRSKQNPGGAVALLAASAVMAETIPPCINLIILGFVANLSIGGLFVAGLLPAALMALVLIAVSIIFGKRPADTEDVAPQMPVSGLWSGAIASFGLIFMIFFGFKSGFATATEISAFAVAYALVVGSVVFRELTFKSAAHSFVQGATRAGLVLFIVAAAQSLAFTLTLQQVPHAVGDFMLGLSKTSGTWLFILLAIGVLIVMGSVLEGAAALIIFGPLLLPVAVQLGVDPLHFGVVLVIAMGIGLFAPPLGLGLYGACLIGNVPIEQTVKPIMGYLGLLFLCLLVIAFVPWLSTALPRAFGY comes from the coding sequence ATGACAGCCGCCGTGCCCCTCTCAGGCGGCCGCCATGGGAGCGTTACGCTGCTGCTTCGCCTCAGCGACGCGATCGCGGCGATCCTCCTGGCCGCCGATCTCGTGGTCGTCTGCGCGTCGGTGCTGCTGCGCTTCTGCTTCAATGCGCCGGTCGAATGGTCTGACGACGTCGCGCGCGGATTGATGGTCGGCTCGGCCTTCTTCGGCGCGGCGAGCGCGCTGGCGCGCGGCGAGAATGTCGGCGTGTCCTTCTTCCGCGATCTGCTGCCGGTGCGGCTGCGCACGCTGGTGGATGCCGCGAGCGCGCTTCTGGTCGTGCTGATCTCCGGCTATGTCGCCTACAACGCGATCAAGCTGGGATCATTGACTTCAGGCCAGACCACCGGGTCCGGCCTGCCGCTGGAGCTGACCTTCTACCCGATGGGCATCGGCGCGCTGTTCATGACGGTGTTCGCGATCGACCAGCTCTGCGCGCGGCCGCTGCCTGACATCGTCAGGGGCCTCGTTGCGGTCGTCATCGTCAGCGGCCTCTATCTCGCCTGGGATTATCTGTCGCCGTCCACGGTGCCGTCAGCGGGTACGCTGATGTTTATCGGCTTCTTCGCAACCCTGTTCGGCGGATTGCCGATCGGGTTCGCGCTGGCGCTGGCCGCGCTGATCTTCATCTGGGTCGAGGGCGCGCTGCCCGGCGTGATCTTCGCCCAGCAGATGGCGCGCGGCATCGACAATTTCGTGCTGCTCGCGATCCCCTTCTTCATCCTCGTCGGCTACCTCATGGAAGCCAACGGCATGTCGGTGCGCCTGATCGAGCTGTTGCAACGCGGTGTCGGCCGTATGCGCGGCGGGCTCAACGTCGTGATGGTGGCGTCGATGGTGCTGTTCTCAGGCATATCCGGTTCGAAGATGGCCGACGTCGCCGCGGTCGGCTCGGTGCTGATCCCGGCCGCACGCCGCTCGAAGCAGAATCCGGGCGGCGCGGTGGCGTTGCTTGCCGCATCCGCGGTGATGGCGGAAACCATTCCGCCCTGCATCAATTTGATCATCCTGGGTTTCGTCGCGAACCTGTCGATCGGCGGCCTGTTCGTCGCTGGCCTCCTGCCGGCGGCGCTGATGGCGCTGGTCCTGATCGCGGTGTCCATCATCTTCGGCAAGCGGCCGGCGGATACCGAGGACGTTGCGCCGCAGATGCCGGTGTCTGGCCTTTGGAGCGGCGCGATCGCCTCGTTCGGCCTGATCTTCATGATCTTCTTCGGCTTCAAGAGCGGCTTTGCGACGGCGACGGAGATCTCCGCGTTTGCCGTGGCCTATGCGCTCGTCGTCGGCAGCGTCGTGTTCCGCGAGCTCACCTTTAAGTCGGCCGCACACAGCTTCGTGCAGGGCGCGACGCGTGCGGGGCTCGTGCTGTTCATCGTCGCCGCCGCGCAGTCGCTGGCGTTCACGCTGACCCTGCAGCAGGTGCCGCACGCGGTCGGCGACTTCATGTTGGGATTGTCCAAGACATCAGGGACGTGGCTGTTCATCCTGCTCGCGATCGGCGTGCTGATCGTGATGGGCTCGGTGTTGGAAGGCGCGGCCGCGTTGATCATCTTCGGGCCGCTGCTGCTGCCGGTGGCCGTGCAGCTCGGTGTCGATCCCCTGCATTTCGGCGTCGTGCTGGTCATCGCAATGGGCATCGGCCTGTTCGCGCCGCCGCTCGGGCTCGGACTCTACGGCGCCTGCCTGATCGGCAACGTGCCGATCGAGCAGACGGTGAAGCCGATCATGGGCTATCTCGGCCTGTTGTTCCTCTGCCTGCTCGTCATAGCCTTCGTGCCATGGCTCTCGACCGCGCTGCCGCGGGCATTCGGCTACTAA